Proteins encoded within one genomic window of Oryza sativa Japonica Group plastid, complete genome:
- the psbZ gene encoding photosystem II protein Z (YCF9): MTIAFQLAVFALIVTSSVLVISVPLVFASPDGWSNNKNVVFSGTSLWIGLVFLVAILNSLIS, encoded by the coding sequence ATGACTATTGCTTTCCAATTAGCTGTTTTTGCATTAATTGTGACTTCCTCAGTCTTAGTCATTAGTGTACCCCTTGTATTTGCTTCTCCTGATGGTTGGTCAAACAATAAAAACGTTGTATTTTCCGGTACATCATTATGGATTGGACTGGTCTTTCTGGTAGCTATTCTAAATTCTCTCATTTCTTAA
- the psbM gene encoding photosystem II protein M yields the protein MEVNILAFIATALFILVPTAFLLIIYVKTVSQND from the coding sequence ATGGAAGTCAATATTCTCGCATTTATTGCTACTGCATTGTTCATTCTAGTTCCTACTGCCTTTTTACTTATTATTTATGTAAAAACAGTCAGCCAAAATGATTAA
- the petN gene encoding cytochrome b6/f complex subunit VIII: MDIVSLAWAALMVVFTFSLSLVVWGRSGL; the protein is encoded by the coding sequence ATGGATATAGTAAGTCTCGCTTGGGCTGCTTTAATGGTAGTCTTTACATTTTCTCTTTCACTAGTAGTATGGGGGAGGAGTGGACTCTAG